Proteins from a single region of Hordeum vulgare subsp. vulgare chromosome 6H, MorexV3_pseudomolecules_assembly, whole genome shotgun sequence:
- the LOC123402818 gene encoding FT-interacting protein 3-like — MAGVLPRFDPFSPLPPYDEFGIKETRPRLPGGRTGGYDLVEKMEYLYVRVVKARELKWSGGEFDPLAELKLGSYSCTTRHIEKTVGPEWNDVFAFSRERLQASSLEVFVRGRGFAKDEYVGRKLFDLGDVPTRVPPDSALAPMWHHLVDRKEERCGEVMVALWFGTQADECFPLAVHADAAFAVDAKLAAHIRCKQYTVPRLWYVRVNVIEARDVTLADKARVGELFVRSRISTQVLKTRTCVSRLPSYGWNEDHLFVAAEPFEDHLIVSVEDRVKVDKEEVIGHVHIPFTDFERRWDTRPIRPRWYNLVQPEGATKIDKFSCKVSVRLCLEGGYRVLSEPIHYLSDVRPAARELSHGRPHIGLVELGIHNAFGLSALCARNGRGSCDAYCVAKYGTKWFRTHTVIDSLAPRFHQQCFWEVHDHCTVLTVAVFHNCQIGEKGGLVTGDPVKDVLLGKVRIRLSTLEAGRIHTHAYPLISLHAGGIKKMGELHLAVRFSSTTTLGLLQTYSRPHLPPMHYHCPLSVVQQERLRLEAVAVIAHRLGRMDLPLRRECVEHLCEAHGHRWSMRRSKAHFFRIMSALAPLFAAIKWFVDVCHWRDPVTTVAVHIIYAMLVCCPNLILPTFFLYKFCLGLWNYRRRPRHPWHVDTKVSHAVTAHLDELDEEFDEFPTARPHEVVRMRYDRLRSLAGRIQEMVGDVAAHVERARCVMTWRDPRATTMYLLVCLCLAVVTFVAPFQAVALLSGFYLMRHPSLRQRLPDVPANFFRRLPCKVDCLL; from the coding sequence ATGGCCGGCGTCTTGCCGAGGTTTGACCCCTTCAGCCCGCTGCCGCCCTACGATGAGTTCGGGATTAAGGAGACGAGGCCCCGCCTCCCCGGCGGGCGGACCGGCGGGTACGACCTGGTGGAGAAGATGGAGTACCTCTACGTGCGCGTCGTCAAGGCGCGGGAGCTCAAGTGGAGCGGCGGCGAGTTCGACCCGCTGGCGGAGCTCAAGCTCGGGAGCTACTCCTGCACCACGCGCCACATCGAGAAGACCGTGGGCCCCGAGTGGAACGACGTGTTCGCCTTCTCCAGGGAGCGGCTGCAGGCGTCGTCCCTGGAGGTGTTCGTCCGCGGCCGGGGCTTCGCCAAGGACGAGTACGTCGGGCGCAAGCTCTTCGACCTGGGCGACGTGCCGACGCGCGTCCCTCCCGACAGCGCGCTCgcgcccatgtggcaccacctcGTCGACAGGAAGGAGGAGCGCTGCGGGGAGGTGATGGTGGCCCTGTGGTTCGGCACGCAGGCCGACGAGTGCTTTCCGCTGGCCGTGCACGCGGACGCCGCCTTCGCCGTGGACGCCAAGCTCGCCGCGCACATCCGGTGCAAGCAGTACACGGTGCCGCGGCTGTGGTACGTGCGCGTCAACGTCATCGAGGCCCGGGACGTCACCCTCGCGGACAAGGCCCGCGTGGGCGAGCTCTTCGTGCGGTCGCGCATCTCGACGCAGGTGCTCAAGACCAGGACGTGCGTGTCCCGCCTGCCGTCCTACGGCTGGAACGAGGACCACCTGTTCGTCGCCGCCGAGCCGTTCGAGGACCACCTCATCGTCTCCGTCGAGGACCGCGTCAAGGTCGACAAGGAGGAGGTCATCGGCCACGTCCACATCCCCTTCACCGACTTCGAACGCCGGTGGGACACACGCCCGATTCGCCCAAGATGGTACAATTTGGTGCAGCCGGAAGGAGCCACGAAAATCGACAAGTTCTCTTGCAAGGTGAGCGTCCGGCTCTGCCTGGAAGGTGGGTACAGGGTTCTGTCGGAGCCCATACACTACCTGAGCGACGTCCGCCCGGCGGCCAGGGAGCTGTCGCACGGCCGGCCTCAcattggcctcgtggagctcggcATCCACAACGCCTTCGGCCTCAGCGCTCTATGTGCGCGCAACGGTCGGGGCTCCTGCGACGCCTACTGCGTGGCCAAGTACGGCACCAAGTGGTTCCGCACGCACACGGTGATCGACAGCCTCGCGCCGCGGTTCCACCAGCAGTGCTTCTGGGAGGTGCACGACCACTGCACCGTGCTCACCGTCGCCGTCTTCCACAACTGCCAGATCGGCGAGAAGGGCGGCCTCGTCACCGGCGACCCCGTCAAGGACGTCCTCCTCGGCAAGGTGCGCATCCGGCTCTCCACGCTCGAGGCCGGCCGCATCCACACGCACGCGTACCCGCTCATATCCCTCCACGCCGGCGGCATCAAGAAGATGGGGGAGCTCCATCTCGCCGTGCGTTTCTCGAGCACGACGACGCTGGGCCTGCTCCAGACGTACTCACGTCCGCACCTGCCGCCGATGCACTACCACTGCCCTCTGTCCGTGGTACAGCAGGAGAGGCTCCGGCTGGAGGCTGTGGCGGTCATCGCGCACCGGCTGGGCCGGATGGACCTGCCGCTGCGCCGAGAGTGCGTCGAGCACCTCTGCGAGGCGCACGGGCACCGGTGGAGCATGCGGCGCAGCAAGGCCCACTTCTTCCGCATCATGTCCGCGCTCGCGCCGCTGTTCGCCGCGATCAAGTGGTTCGTCGACGTGTGCCACTGGAGGGACCCGGTGACCACGGTCGCCGTGCACATCATCTACGCCATGCTCGTGTGCTGCCCCAACCTCATCCTGCCAACCTTCTTCCTCTACAAGTTCTGCCTGGGCCTGTGGAACTACCGGCGCCGGCCGAGGCACCCGTGGCACGTGGACACGAAGGTGTCACACGCCGTGACGGCGCACCTGGACGAGCTCGACGAGGAGTTCGACGAGTTCCCGACGGCGCGGCCCCACGAGGTGGTGCGCATGCGGTACGACAGGCTGAGGAGCCTCGCGGGCCGGATACAGGAGATGGTCGGCGACGTGGCGGCGCACGTCGAGCGCGCGAGGTGCGTGATGACGTGGAGGGACCCCCGCGCCACCACCATGTATCTGCTCGTCTGCTTGTGCCTTGCCGTGGTCACGTTCGTCGCGCCGTTCCAGGCGGTGGCGCTGCTTTCCGGGTTCTACCTGATGCGCCACCCGAGCCTCCGGCAGAGACTACCCGACGTGCCGGCCAACTTCTTCCGGCGCCTGCCCTGCAAGGTGGATTGCCTGCTTTAA